From the genome of Rhododendron vialii isolate Sample 1 chromosome 10a, ASM3025357v1:
AGCCGTCATGCTTACTACGACCAAGCTACTCAGTGACTCTATGCCTACAAGTTCAACGGCTCTATGCCCACTATCTCAACTAGCTCTATGCCACAACAtccaacaagatatcatctgttctcaagctctatgcttgaatgctcaaagttcaacactttgaatgctcgaaacTCTTTGAATGTCCAACCACTGTGTattggatgctcaagttctatacttgaatgctcaagcccTACatttgaatgcccaaccactatgtactggatgctcaaagcctgcactttgaatgctcggactCTACCCTCCGAATGCTTGAACTCTACACTCTGAATGCTTAAGTCCAAATTTGAAAGAAGTTCTATGcttaaaacaaacacaaacgCATGGGCCCATGCACATAAGTATCAATTGCATCACCATTATCATAATCGAGTCTACATCACCATTATCATTATGTCTAACAATCATAATCATAtatgttttgcatctctctttCACCCATGAAACAAATCATTCCTGCATACAATcggctctacgcctcggttcCATCACTTTAAGCTCCAAGCTCTGACCTTCAGGCTTTGCCTTATGTCTACAACCGGCTCTGCAAGCTCCATTCTCCTGTCACCAGTCCCGTGCCACCATATCTCAAAAACCGGTGTCTCATCGTCTCCAGAAGATGGTTTCAATTCCACCCAAATTACATCAATCCCATCCACCTCATTCACAAGGATAGGCTACCCAACCGAGctcccctcagtcaaagtaaggatgttCATGAAAAGAAATCGACTCACCCGCTGTGTACTagtctaccccaaaatactaaagATGTTCGCCGCCAAATTCCCCGGGCAGCTCAGCGCTTCTTCAACTATTCTCCTCTAAGATCCTGGCATAGCCCAAGTACGTTGCATTACGGCTTTTAAGGCTCGAAGGTACATCTTCTGTCCTCAACCCTctgaacttttatttttccttattgCCCCGAACTACGATTGGTATGAATTTCCCTTCTGGAATATGTAGGCAGCCTCCAGGCCCGACCATaacaaaaatctttttcaaaaaactccTTGAATAGTTGttcgaccaaattgagttgTTTTACGGCTTTAACTCTTACTTGACATGTCTCGCGATCTGTCTAAGTTCAATCAAAGAGGGgcatttgtagacaccccaatttggcctaacaattatttcaagtcccaccttggggaccatccagATGATGAATACATGTGATTGCTGGTTGACTTCACGTAAACccgtggacttttggtgagcacttttagccacttagaagACCTAATTCAGAGTCATATAGCTGttcagacaaaaatacaatATTCTAGGAAAATACATCTGTTAGTTGCAAGATTGATCTCATGGCCtccacttcattctttcacctgtCAAACatattgtttgaaaatctccctgagagattgattcctcgacCGCCAGATCGACTTTTTCTAGAATTCTAGAATGTTCTGTCATTCGTTTGATCGAcacaccaaaaccctagcagcctttttccgATTCTTCGGGGCTACAAAAAGAGGTTAGAGCAAAGATCTTCTAACGACatactaccttattgattcacgccatttgattggccggagtgagtcatcccatgcctatataaagaggccaTAGGGTTCTGAAATTATCAACTCAATACACCCTCTCATGAGCTAATACTCTACAAAATCTATCTCCTAtactctctctacaaaagccctaaattCTTGTAGGCAGCCGcgatccgacgatcaaacccttGAAGTACAAatcctaaccctagggtttcgagaaagAAGTCAGTCAATtaccctcaatccgaagcaattgtgcactgagggatctaggtggtgaggcccaagggcctatggtttgatttacATTTAGTCTCTGTACATCaatcataaatattttgaatttctgaTTAATTGTTCATAttttggtgtgaggaagaacatcggttgGGACATCGTTCCCATGGCCGATACATCAATCCAGAAGGATCCCTCGgtcgtgacatctattcaccggccatgggatccattctctgggatagcttgttttctattttaatGTATTAACTGTTAAACGCTAATAATCAGATTACGTgtttagaataaaaaaaagcaaGTACCAATCATATGTCgaatgattatgggccagtctcacgactgaGAAAGAGGGGTGCTTAACACCTTCCCCTATTGTACTTTTAGCTCCCAcacccggaatctctatctgtttttcctagttttcataaactaggtggtgactctattttgatgatgacCGTTATCGTGTGGAGATATTCCTAGCCATGAGAATGTCCACGATCATGTAGAgatattcctagccatgggaatgtcCACCATCTTGATCTATGAAGTGGAACAGAACATGAGAGGATCATCTGTCACTACTAGAATAATAGATAAAGACCACACTCAAAAGTTTAAAACGATCATAGCTTTAATGAAAGTGTGATGAAGAAATATGGAATGAAATTTTCATATCACTTTACTAATGAAACCGtgataaaaaatagtttttatcaCAGTTTTGATAAAACTGTGATTGTAAGTTCTTGTTTTAATCACATTTGGTCTTGAAGCATGATGAAATATGCTTGCTTGTTTAACTACGTTTTGGTAAAAGCGTGATTGAATAAGTTCATTGTTCGTTTCAATCACATTTTGTGTTGAAGCGTGATAAAACATACTCACTTATTTAACTAGTTTTCATAAAAGCGTGATAGAATAATTTtgctattccttttttttttaatcagattTTGTTATTCATTTCAATCACGTTTTGTTTTAAGTGTGATAATATTGTAGGTTGGGAAGAGGCTTGTGaagggcactgaataatctctctctatatatcgaTCTGCaacaaagcaagccctagcAAAATCGTTCCCTCCCCACGCAGATCAACCATCGTTGCAGCTCTCACTTGGtatgttcttctctctctctctctctctctctctctctctctctctcgggagCCTATCCTCTCTCCCCCTTTCTTCGATGGAGACGTCGGCGAGGGAAGAGGACCTTGGAGAAAACGGCATGGGGGATTAGCCGTAACCTCTTGTTGGCCCCGTCGCCGAagattttggatatttttccatCCCCAAAGCACCAAACAACTCACCTACAGaatctattttttgtctttcctggaaatatttttttttaacccaacaGATAAAATTTTCCAAAGCTTTGGGCACTATTTTGATCAATGTTTTTGCACACCTGGCTAAAACCTTTTTTTGAATTGATAAAGAAGGGTTAGCCCCTAAATTAAAGGAGTGCACACCCTTAATTCCTGTATATTCCTGTATTGCATGATCTTCGGCTATGTTTTTTAATCATGAATTGATGGGGTGTAATAGAGTAATATAGTTGAAGAATTCCTTTATTGCATGACCTTAGATCTGTATTTGActtttgtatttttccttttgcaagGGTTACGTGAGGACAGAGATCCATTCAATCCAAAAGCTTACATTTTTGCTACTTGGTAAGTTCgatttcttatttttccctGTTTTGTACATTTGCTTGTTGAGTTTTGGTTGAAATATCTCCCGCATGGCCGCATGTGTAAGAGGAATGAGATTGTGCTGTTTGTTGATATTCTGAtaataacaaaaacaagattatgcAATTTGATTTATACTGATCTATAGCATTTTCATACCTTTTGTCTTTGGTATTCTAGAATTCACTTAAAATGGATAAATCCTGGATGCTCAAAGATCGTAGATCAAAAGATTATGAGGATGGGGTTgaacaatttttgaattttgctaTGATATATGCGAGGGATCTTCAATCCATCCGATGTCCATGTAGAGTATGTGGAAACTTGAAAAGCCAAGCTGTTGAAGAGATTAGCAATCATCTCTTTTTCCATGGTATTGATCAAAGCTATCAAACATGGATATGGCATGGAGAAGCAGCCACTAGAAAGGCACCGCCGTCTGGATATGCAGAAGATACTTTCCATCGGCAAGTTGACTCATCCCCCTCAAATGATGTAGCAGAAACAATTGAAATGGTTGAAGCCGCATATAATTATTGCACAGCTGATCCGAATGAGTTCAGAAAAATGCTTGAAGATGCAGAGAAACCCTTATATCCCGGATGTTCAGATAACACAAAGTTATCTGCTTTGGTCACAGCGTTCAACTTCAAAGCTCGGCATCAGTTGTCTAATACAGCTTTCGATGAACTGTTAAAGATTTTGGGCCAGttgctcccaaaaaaaaatgaaatgccGTCATCGATGTATGAGGCACCGAAGACCATGGATACATTAGGGatggaaaatgagaaaataCATGCATGTCCTTCAGACTGCATACTCTATCGGAAGGAGTACAAAGATGCAACTACATGTCCTACATGCAAAAGGTCAAGATGGAAGTTAAAGAAAAATTCAACTGAAGTAAGAGAAAGTGTCCCAGCAAAAGTTGTATGGTATTTTCCACTGATCCCGAGGTTCCTAAGGATGTATCAGTTaccaaaaacaacaaagaacTTAACATGGCATGCTAATGAAAGAGAGTCCGATGGAAAACTACGTCACCCAGCAGACTCCCCAGCATGGAAGTTAGTAGACCACATGTGGCCAGATTTTGGTGCAGAGCCAAGAAACCTTCGGCTAGCTATTTCTGCCGATGGTATAAACCCACATAGTTCTCTTAGCAGCCGGTATAGTTGTTGGCCAGTTGTAATGGTTAACTATAATCTTCCACCATGGTTGTGCATGAAGAGGAAATTCATGATGTTAACTTTGTTGATATCGGGTCCACAACAACCTGGTAATGACATCGATGTTTTTCTAGCACCTCTAATTGATGATTTGAAACTATTATGGGATGTAGGGGTTGAGGCTTTCGTTGCTTACCGACAACAACATTTCAATTTGAGGGTTGTACTGCTTTGGACAATTAATGATTTTCCTGCATATGGAAATTTGAGTGGTTGCAAGGTAAAGGGGTATGATGCATGTCCAATTTGCAGCGAAGGAACTTGCCTTCGTAGATTAAAACGTGGTAAGAAGAATATTTATGTGGGACATAGAAAATTTCTTCCAATAAACCATCCATATCGAAGGTTAAAGAAGGCATTTGATGGCAAACAGGAGTTGGGATTGGCTCCATCGCCATTAAGTGGAGAGGAAGTATTAAGAAAGGTGCAAGGCATTAAACTCAtatggggaaaagaaaaaaaaacaaatcagcaGGTGTTGGTCATAAAAGTTGTTGGAAGAAGAAGTCCATATTCTTTGATCTTGAGTATTGGAAGTACTTGCTTATCCGACACATATTGGATGTTATGCACATTGAGAAGAATGTGTGTGAGAGTATCATTGGTACGTTGCTTAACATTCCGGGCAAAACAAAGGATGGAATTAGTGCTCGTCTTGATCTTGTGGAGAAGGATTTACGACAAGAGTTGGCACCACAGGTTGGAGAGAAGCAGACATACTTGCCGCCAGCATGCTACACACTATCAAATGTGGAGAAAAGAAGACTTTGCACAACATTGTCGGACCTCAAGGTCCTCGAAGGATATTCTTCAAATTTAAGAAATTGCGTCAATATGGATGATTTGAAACTCTATGGCATGAAGTCACATGATTGTCACGTACTGATGCAATAGTTATTTCCTGTGGCAATACGTTCTGTGTTGCCTAAAGAAGTGAGATATGCCATTACAAGATTATGCTTCTTTTTCAATGCTATCTGTGACAAGGTTGTTGATGTGGCAAAGTTGGACAAAATTCAATCCGATATAGTAATCACATTGTGTTTGCTTGAAAAGTACTTTCCACCATCCTTCTTTGATATCATGATTCATTTGACAGTGCATCTTGTTAGAGAAGTACAACTATGTGGACTTGTTCATTTTCGATGGATGTACCCATTTGAGAGGTTCATGAAAGTTTTAAAGGGTTGTGTTCGTAATCGTAATTTGTCCAGAGGGTTGTATGGTTGAAAGTTACGTTGCAGAAGAAGCAGTTGAGTTTTGCGCAGATAACTTATCTAGAGTCGATCCAATTGGAGTTCCTGTTGCTAGGAACATGACTTCTGATGGTTTGGAAATCGAAAGGCCCTTACCAGGTGGTTATGTTGTTGCCGTCGATCGTGAAGAATTTGAACAAGCACATCGTTATGTGTTAGAAAACAGCAGTGAAGTTGAACCTTACATTGTGTAAGAGCACCCAactctctaatttttttatctataCTATTTTATACTAGTTGGAGTGTTTTCTTAATGCACCTAATCATTTTGTAGGGAGCATATGGCTTGGTTGAAGGTACAATATCCTCGCCAAGAAAAAAGTCCAAAATGGTTACAAGTTGAACACAATAGAACATTCATAGATTGGATACATTATAAGGTAATATGGCAAACAaatatgcttctttttttttccccttatagATAgcgtaaacttttttttgtgaTAGGCTAGATACG
Proteins encoded in this window:
- the LOC131304783 gene encoding uncharacterized protein LOC131304783, with amino-acid sequence MVESYVAEEAVEFCADNLSRVDPIGVPVARNMTSDGLEIERPLPGGYVVAVDREEFEQAHRYVLENSSEVEPYIVEHMAWLKVQYPRQEKSPKWLQVEHNRTFIDWIHYKVADELNLKRNISNTLEWIA
- the LOC131302924 gene encoding uncharacterized protein LOC131302924 translates to MDKSWMLKDRRSKDYEDGVEQFLNFAMIYARDLQSIRCPCRVCGNLKSQAVEEISNHLFFHGIDQSYQTWIWHGEAATRKAPPSGYAEDTFHRQVDSSPSNDVAETIEMVEAAYNYCTADPNEFRKMLEDAEKPLYPGCSDNTKLSALVTAFNFKARHQLSNTAFDELLKILGQLLPKKNEMPSSMYEAPKTMDTLGMENEKIHACPSDCILYRKEYKDATTCPTCKRSRWKLKKNSTEVRESVPAKVVWYFPLIPRFLRMYQLPKTTKNLTWHANERESDGKLRHPADSPAWKLVDHMWPDFGAEPRNLRLAISADGINPHSSLSSRYSCWPVVMVNYNLPPWLCMKRKFMMLTLLISGPQQPGNDIDVFLAPLIDDLKLLWDVGVEAFVAYRQQHFNLRVVLLWTINDFPAYGNLSGCKVKGYDACPICSEGTCLRRLKRGKKNIYVGHRKFLPINHPYRRLKKAFDGKQELGLAPSPLSGEEKKSIFFDLEYWKYLLIRHILDVMHIEKNVCESIIGTLLNIPGKTKDGISARLDLVEKDLRQELAPQVGEKQTYLPPACYTLSNVEKRRLCTTLSDLKLFPVAIRSVLPKEVRYAITRLCFFFNAICDKVVDVAKLDKIQSDICILLEKYNYVDLFIFDGCTHLRGS